The DNA window AGCTTGCTGTCTGTCTTGCTTTCTGGGGCGGGAGCTATGCTATTAAAAGTCAGGACGTCTCCCTTCTGTTTGTGTTCTTTTGGCCTCAGCCTCTGCTCAGGGTGGAAGCCTGCCTGGTCCCTAGGGAAAAATTATACTTCACTAATAGGCACCCTAGGACTCAGGTTGACGTCAGCATATAGGGGTGGCCATGGCTTGGGGGAGGAAGCTTCAAAATCTCCAGAAGAGCCAACCCTGCCCTTGCCCTTCCCTCCCTGGTGATTCAGGGACGCAGTGCCCTTCCCTAAGGAACTGGTTTAAAGCCCAGCTAAGGCAGGGTGCCTGTTTACTCAGCAGACGGGGCAGGAAGTGCCTGCTGGATACTGCACAGGCCACCAGCCTCATCAATTATTAACTATGTGCGAGCTAGAATAGTCagggggctggaaaaatggaCACCAGTGCCACTCCCTTGTCCTCAGCTGAGGAAAGGAGACCTGGTGTGCTTCCACCCAGAGGTCATGGACTTGGCAAACCTGCCGTGCTGGACTGGTCTAAGCTACCCACCTCTGGAATGAATGACAGAACTAGTTGAGTGTGCTTTCAAGGGGACCCTGGTCCCGCTTCTTGGCACAGGCAGAAACTAGCTCAAACTGGAGACTCTTCTGGTTTTGACTAAGGCGAGCTTAAAGACCCCTCTGCTGCCAGAGCAGCCAAATCTCAAGAAGCACATCTGCCTCGACCATCACACCAGTCCCCTTCCAGGCTATTCCCTTGGAAACAGCAGCCAGACAGTTCGTTGCTCCTTCCCTCCAGACACATTGACCTAAAAGACACATGGTCTTTTCACtttattctgtttatgtattCTCCTGCCCCAGATTTGGAGGCAGAACATGATGTGTGCCCAGCAGTCCAGCTTTGAGCCCTATTTTGTTTCAGTTTCCCCCAACTCACCCTAGGCTCCTTGCCCAGGTATTGGGATCAGAGAGCAGAACACACAAGGGCCCACCTTCCTTGCCCGTAGCTATAAAAGCCATCCTGGGTAGAATGGAAGGAGTTCCAGTAAGATGAAGTCTTCAAGGTTGTCTTCCCAACCTGCCCGTTTCATCAGATTTGGGTGGTGTGCTGGCCAGGAGCCGGTGGCTGCAATGCCTCCAACTGACTGAGGAGAACAGGAATGTGAGGGCGCTGCTGAGGGTCCACAGTCATCATAGAGGCCAAAAGCTGTCGCAATGCTGAAGAATGCCTGTGGGGGGTGGAGGTAGAGGACTGGAGGACTCCTACAATTGCTAAGGTTCCAACTTGGCTGGCTCTAGGCAAGAGTCTACAGTGCTTGGCGTCCCTCTTGCTGCTCACCTAGGGCTTTGTGGGATGTTGAGTTCATTCTGCACAGCAAGGGCCACACTGTCACCCTTCTGGAACACCATATCATAAGGGCCTTCCCCAAACATCATGGCATAAAGCACACAGCCTAGGGACTGAGCATAACTTGGTTAGTTACTGGAAAGGGGAAAATGGTATCCTATTTATTGCTACGGTAAAAGAAGACCATGTAAGCTAAAAATATGCCAACCTCACCCAGAGGAACTGTGTTAGCAGGAGGCTTCGCCAGCCCCTGCTTAACTACTGCCTCCAGCCACAGTTCACCCACTTCAGCCAGAGATGACACCACTTCCTGAGGACAGTACCAGTGACGGTtcccaggaaggaagtagagataATGCAGACATACTGTGGTTCTGGAGATCCATGCAACAGAAACCAATTATcgccttccttttcctccataGTAGTGCAGAGCATACCCTTCTCCTCCCAGGTTCCCAGCCACATGCTCCTCACCCAGACATCAGTCCGCTCATCGATGACACAGTGGCTCTGTACAGAGAAAAGCTCAGGTGCCCGGTAGGAGATGGTGCACCGCTGGGCCGCCCAGTCCTGGAACAGTGCACCCAGTGCTCAAAAGTGGAGCACAAGCCATAACATGTGACTCAGTTGGTGCATGCATCAGAATGAGTTGGGGATGGGAAGGAGATGGCCAAAGAACCTGGAGATTCTCTTACCTGTAGAGTTAAGGCCTGGCGTGAGCCCTCCACCTGGATGCATGCTTGATTCATAGAACCCAAGTCCATTAAAACTGGCTGCCCCTCATCACCAAGCAAAATATTGGTGGGCTTCAGGTccctggagggaagggaaaatgacCCAAGGATATCCGGTATGGGGAAGCTGGAATTCCAGGGAGCACCATGGGGAAAGTGCAGGGATACCCCAATTCTCTTGGCACAGCTCTTCTCCCCTTGGTGCCATAAGTGCA is part of the Arvicola amphibius chromosome 8, mArvAmp1.2, whole genome shotgun sequence genome and encodes:
- the Stk16 gene encoding serine/threonine-protein kinase 16 isoform X1, whose translation is MGHALCVCSRGTVIIDNKRYLFIQKLGEGGFSYVDLVEGLHDGHFYALKRILCHEQQDQEEAQREADMHRLFQHPNILRLVAYCLKERGAKHEAWLLLPFFKRGTLWNEIERLKDQGNFLTEDQILVLLLGICRGLEAIHARGYAHRDLKPTNILLGDEGQPVLMDLGSMNQACIQVEGSRQALTLQDWAAQRCTISYRAPELFSVQSHCVIDERTDVWSLGCVLYAMMFGEGPYDMVFQKGDSVALAVQNELNIPQSPRHSSALRQLLASMMTVDPQQRPHIPVLLSQLEALQPPAPGQHTTQI